In Pseudomonas fluorescens, one genomic interval encodes:
- a CDS encoding DNA cytosine methyltransferase translates to MSAQQKLPQFIHGQPSMGLPFEKELVVDLFAGGGGASTGIARAYREPDVAVNHNPIALAVHRANHPKTAHYVADVYEVDPLEATGGQPVAIIWASPDCRHHSKAKGGAPRDRGVRGLAWVVIRWLYVTKSRLLFLENVEEFCDWGPINEEGQPIKEERGRTFKAFISAISTGLTADHPDMPEILQSIGEFVPVEALVRGLGYNVEWRERIAANVGTPTIRKRLYLVARSDGKSIVWPAPKRHKRPAAKQLQWRSAAECIDWSNLGRTIFRDKPMAENTMRRVAKGCWRHVLTSAKPFIVPMRGTSSAHTSTHGTDEALSTISAGGTHHALVQPVAAPFLTECANGSAQRNFDVQEPLRTQVAQVRGGHFAMAAAHMTAFGQNAAGSSPDDPTQTVLAGAARHGIVTAFFEQANGGFYKGDGRAAYDPISTICQSGANQRLVSAYLVKYYGNEKDGISLNEPMHTLPTKDRVAVVETVQVPDTLTPEQMEGARRCAAFMHKYLPEHFKDPAEMVMVGGYVLIDITLRMLQPPELKAAQGFDKDYIIDRGLFVDPVTGAEEWRDIKKVDQVRLIGNSVCPDEAEALVAANAADIIELYQRLAA, encoded by the coding sequence ATGTCCGCACAACAGAAATTGCCTCAGTTCATCCATGGCCAGCCGAGCATGGGCCTGCCGTTCGAAAAGGAACTGGTGGTCGACCTGTTCGCCGGCGGCGGAGGCGCCAGCACCGGCATCGCCAGGGCATACCGGGAGCCGGACGTGGCCGTAAACCACAATCCGATTGCCTTGGCCGTGCACCGCGCCAACCACCCAAAGACAGCGCACTACGTCGCCGACGTGTATGAGGTCGATCCGCTGGAGGCTACTGGCGGCCAGCCCGTCGCCATTATTTGGGCGTCTCCAGATTGCCGGCATCACAGCAAGGCAAAGGGCGGCGCGCCGCGCGATCGAGGGGTGCGCGGGCTGGCGTGGGTGGTTATCCGCTGGCTGTACGTCACGAAGTCTCGCCTGCTCTTCTTGGAGAACGTCGAAGAGTTCTGCGACTGGGGCCCGATCAACGAAGAAGGCCAGCCTATCAAGGAGGAGCGTGGCCGTACCTTCAAGGCCTTCATTTCCGCGATCAGCACCGGCCTAACTGCCGACCACCCGGATATGCCGGAGATTTTGCAGTCCATTGGCGAGTTCGTGCCTGTGGAGGCGCTGGTGCGCGGCCTAGGCTACAACGTCGAGTGGCGCGAACGAATCGCGGCGAACGTTGGCACCCCGACCATACGCAAGCGCCTTTACCTGGTGGCACGCAGCGACGGGAAGTCGATCGTCTGGCCAGCGCCAAAGCGCCACAAGCGGCCAGCGGCGAAACAATTGCAGTGGCGCTCCGCCGCCGAATGCATCGACTGGAGCAACCTCGGACGCACGATTTTCCGCGACAAACCGATGGCTGAGAACACCATGCGCCGAGTGGCCAAGGGCTGCTGGCGGCACGTGTTGACCAGCGCGAAACCTTTCATTGTCCCCATGCGCGGCACGTCATCGGCGCACACCAGCACGCACGGTACCGACGAAGCGCTTTCCACTATCAGCGCGGGCGGCACCCATCACGCACTCGTGCAGCCGGTTGCAGCCCCCTTCCTCACCGAGTGCGCCAACGGATCAGCACAGCGCAATTTCGACGTGCAGGAGCCGCTGCGCACGCAGGTCGCCCAGGTCAGAGGCGGACACTTCGCGATGGCGGCGGCGCATATGACCGCGTTCGGGCAGAACGCCGCGGGCAGCTCACCCGACGATCCAACTCAGACTGTGCTGGCCGGCGCCGCACGTCACGGCATCGTCACAGCGTTCTTCGAGCAGGCGAATGGCGGTTTCTACAAAGGCGACGGCCGAGCGGCTTACGATCCGATATCGACCATCTGCCAGTCCGGCGCCAACCAGCGGCTGGTTAGCGCATACTTGGTGAAGTATTACGGCAACGAGAAGGACGGCATCTCGCTAAATGAGCCGATGCACACGCTGCCGACGAAAGATCGCGTCGCGGTTGTCGAGACGGTGCAGGTTCCCGACACGCTGACTCCCGAGCAGATGGAAGGCGCCCGCCGCTGCGCCGCCTTCATGCATAAGTATCTGCCGGAGCACTTCAAAGACCCCGCCGAAATGGTCATGGTCGGCGGCTACGTGCTGATCGATATCACGCTGCGCATGCTGCAACCGCCTGAACTAAAAGCAGCGCAAGGCTTCGACAAGGATTACATCATTGATCGAGGCCTGTTCGTCGACCCGGTCACCGGCGCCGAGGAGTGGCGCGACATCAAGAAAGTCGACCAAGTACGCCTGATCGGTAACAGCGTCTGCCCAGATGAAGCCGAGGCTCTGGTCGCCGCGAACGCTGCTGACATCATCGAGCTTTATCAACGCCTCGCTGCATGA
- a CDS encoding YqaJ viral recombinase family protein, whose product MKIHNVAQGSEAWHALRANYFTASEAPAMMGASKQMKRTELLHAKKTGLDRDVSWWVQKNLFDKGHEAEALARPILEGRIGEDLFPVVGTEGDLLASLDGCTILGDVLFEHKMWNEQLAADVRAGTLDPHYYWQLEQQLLVSGAEKVIFVCSDGTEENFVSMEYAPVPGRAATLVAGWKQFQADLQDFTSAEVVPEAVGKTPESLPALRIEVTGMVTASNLEQFKAHSLAVFSSINTELETDQHFADAEKTVKWCGDVEERLEAAKQHALSQTESIDALFRTIDEISAEARAKRLMLDKLVKARKLSIREDIVMDAAKALQVHIDQINASLGGKARMPAVPADFAGAIKGKKTISSLRDSADSELARAKIAASQVGDSIRSNLASLDELAAEYMFLFNDVQQLVMKANDDLVALIKVRISEHQKAEEQKAEAQREQIRQQELKRIEDEAKAKAPIEPAPVAIPAPVTVAAPVQSASKPATTTAAPVNLQAEVFDLESLIKAVAYGQAPISVLTVDWEALDAMVAAQGDKFSMAGVRLVKVAA is encoded by the coding sequence ATGAAGATCCACAATGTCGCTCAGGGCTCCGAAGCCTGGCACGCGCTCCGCGCCAACTACTTCACGGCTTCAGAAGCGCCGGCAATGATGGGCGCCTCAAAGCAGATGAAGCGCACTGAACTGCTGCACGCGAAGAAGACCGGTCTCGATCGGGACGTGTCGTGGTGGGTGCAGAAAAATCTGTTCGACAAAGGGCACGAAGCGGAGGCGCTCGCTCGGCCGATTCTTGAGGGGCGAATTGGCGAGGACCTGTTTCCCGTCGTCGGCACCGAAGGTGATCTGCTCGCATCCCTCGATGGCTGCACAATCCTCGGTGACGTGCTGTTCGAACACAAAATGTGGAACGAGCAACTTGCTGCCGACGTTCGCGCCGGCACGCTGGATCCGCACTACTACTGGCAGCTGGAACAGCAGCTGCTGGTCAGCGGCGCCGAGAAAGTAATTTTCGTCTGCTCCGACGGCACCGAGGAAAACTTCGTGTCGATGGAATACGCGCCGGTGCCCGGCCGCGCCGCGACGCTCGTCGCAGGTTGGAAACAATTCCAAGCCGACCTGCAGGACTTCACTTCCGCCGAGGTGGTGCCGGAGGCCGTTGGGAAAACGCCGGAGTCACTGCCAGCTCTGCGGATCGAGGTGACCGGCATGGTCACTGCCAGCAACCTGGAGCAGTTCAAAGCCCACTCGCTGGCTGTCTTCAGCTCAATCAACACCGAGCTGGAAACCGATCAGCACTTCGCTGACGCCGAAAAAACGGTCAAGTGGTGTGGCGATGTCGAGGAGCGACTGGAAGCCGCCAAGCAGCACGCGCTGAGCCAAACCGAAAGCATTGACGCGCTGTTCCGCACCATTGACGAAATCAGCGCCGAGGCGCGCGCCAAACGCCTGATGCTCGACAAGTTGGTGAAAGCCCGCAAGCTCAGCATCCGTGAAGACATCGTCATGGATGCAGCCAAGGCGCTGCAGGTCCACATCGACCAGATCAACGCTTCACTGGGCGGTAAAGCGCGCATGCCGGCGGTGCCTGCAGATTTCGCCGGAGCCATCAAAGGCAAAAAGACGATCAGCAGCCTGCGCGACTCTGCCGATTCCGAGCTGGCCCGGGCAAAGATTGCCGCAAGCCAGGTCGGCGACAGCATCCGGAGCAACTTGGCCAGCCTGGACGAGCTCGCCGCCGAATATATGTTCCTGTTCAACGACGTTCAGCAGCTGGTGATGAAAGCGAACGACGACCTAGTCGCGCTGATCAAGGTGCGGATCTCGGAACACCAGAAAGCCGAAGAGCAGAAAGCCGAAGCCCAGCGCGAGCAGATCCGCCAGCAGGAGCTGAAGCGAATCGAGGATGAGGCGAAAGCCAAGGCGCCGATCGAACCCGCGCCAGTCGCAATCCCGGCACCGGTAACAGTCGCTGCGCCGGTTCAGTCTGCGTCGAAGCCAGCGACCACAACCGCGGCGCCGGTGAACCTGCAGGCTGAAGTGTTCGATCTGGAATCGCTGATCAAAGCCGTAGCCTACGGCCAAGCGCCAATTTCGGTGCTGACTGTGGACTGGGAAGCACTCGACGCAATGGTCGCAGCCCAAGGCGACAAGTTCAGCATGGCCGGTGTTAGGCTGGTCAAGGTGGCAGCGTGA
- the recT gene encoding recombinase RecT has protein sequence MSAQSVAPVAHDRNLHVLPHAATSTSALVLDGDSLDKMMRLAEVMATGRATLPKHFNGNPADCLAVVMQSMQWRMNPFAVAQKTHLVNGVLGYEAQLVNAVITTCAPVVDRLHYEWYGAWEKVIGKFTIKNGDKGEYRVPGWKLEDEQGLGVKVWATFRGEDEPRVLELLLAQARTRNSTLWADDPRQQLAYLATKRWSRLYCPDVILGVYSPDELEESAPTIRDVSPARGAAPAELPPYPDEKLAENLPKWQVAVDAGRSAPDHLIATVSSKFTLSEEQIAKIKALAPIEGDHE, from the coding sequence ATGTCCGCTCAAAGCGTTGCGCCGGTGGCGCACGACCGAAACCTCCACGTCCTTCCGCACGCAGCAACGAGCACCAGCGCCTTGGTACTGGACGGCGACAGCCTGGACAAGATGATGCGCTTGGCCGAAGTCATGGCCACCGGCCGCGCCACGCTGCCCAAGCACTTCAACGGTAACCCGGCGGATTGTCTGGCGGTCGTCATGCAATCGATGCAGTGGAGGATGAACCCGTTCGCCGTGGCGCAGAAAACGCACTTGGTGAACGGCGTGCTGGGCTACGAAGCGCAGTTGGTAAACGCGGTGATCACTACCTGCGCACCTGTAGTGGATCGCCTGCATTACGAGTGGTACGGCGCCTGGGAAAAGGTGATCGGTAAATTCACCATCAAGAACGGCGACAAAGGTGAGTACCGCGTCCCGGGCTGGAAGCTTGAGGACGAGCAAGGTCTGGGCGTAAAGGTCTGGGCGACCTTCCGGGGCGAAGACGAGCCGCGCGTGCTTGAGCTGCTTCTGGCCCAGGCTCGCACCCGTAACAGCACCCTCTGGGCTGACGATCCTCGCCAGCAATTGGCATACCTCGCCACCAAACGCTGGTCGCGCCTCTACTGCCCGGACGTGATCCTCGGCGTGTACAGCCCGGATGAGCTGGAAGAAAGCGCACCAACCATTCGCGACGTATCACCGGCGCGTGGCGCGGCGCCAGCTGAACTTCCGCCCTACCCCGACGAGAAGCTCGCAGAGAACTTGCCTAAATGGCAAGTCGCTGTCGACGCCGGGCGCTCCGCCCCTGATCACCTGATCGCAACTGTCAGCAGCAAATTCACACTGAGCGAAGAGCAGATCGCCAAGATCAAAGCGCTCGCGCCGATTGAAGGAGACCACGAATGA
- a CDS encoding XRE family transcriptional regulator: MKIRRPLTPEEVAESARLKAIYEQRKSAAKAAGRSLTQADVAEACGWSGQSAFSQYATGKVPLNVEALLKLAKALNFDASEVSSRLVSTVASVQQERIQPSVKLGSIETWDDDTPLDDDEVYVPFLHEVELAAGSGRFAIEENANSRLRFNKKDLRHNGVQFSNAKCVKVGGNSMVPVLRDGATVGVNVGKNSLSDIVDGEMYAINHNGQLRVKQVYRIPIGIRLRSFNRDEHPDEDYTFQQIQEQQISILGHVFWWAMYSR, from the coding sequence ATGAAAATACGTCGCCCCCTCACCCCCGAAGAAGTCGCCGAGAGCGCCAGGCTCAAAGCTATCTACGAACAGCGGAAATCAGCTGCTAAAGCGGCCGGGCGCAGCCTGACGCAGGCGGACGTTGCCGAAGCATGCGGATGGTCCGGGCAAAGCGCATTCAGCCAATACGCCACCGGGAAGGTGCCACTAAATGTTGAAGCGCTGCTGAAGCTCGCAAAGGCGCTCAACTTCGATGCAAGCGAGGTCAGCTCTCGACTGGTATCCACTGTTGCCAGCGTGCAGCAGGAGCGCATACAGCCAAGCGTAAAATTAGGGAGCATCGAGACCTGGGACGACGACACCCCTCTCGATGACGACGAGGTCTACGTCCCCTTCCTTCACGAAGTCGAACTGGCGGCCGGCTCTGGCAGATTTGCCATCGAGGAAAACGCCAACTCGCGTCTGCGCTTCAACAAGAAGGATCTGCGCCACAACGGCGTTCAGTTCAGCAATGCGAAATGCGTGAAAGTAGGCGGCAACAGTATGGTGCCCGTGCTGCGCGACGGCGCCACTGTAGGCGTGAACGTGGGGAAAAACTCACTGAGTGACATCGTCGACGGCGAGATGTACGCCATCAACCACAACGGGCAGCTTCGAGTGAAGCAGGTCTATCGGATCCCGATCGGAATTCGCCTACGCAGCTTCAACCGTGATGAACATCCTGACGAGGACTACACGTTCCAGCAGATCCAGGAGCAGCAGATTTCGATTCTGGGGCATGTGTTCTGGTGGGCGATGTACTCACGTTAA
- a CDS encoding Cro/CI family transcriptional regulator, which produces MKKIPLSKYLEEHGTQAALAAALGVNQSAISQMVRAGRSIEITLYDDGRIEANEIRPIPARPKRTAA; this is translated from the coding sequence ATGAAAAAGATCCCTTTGAGCAAATACCTAGAAGAGCACGGCACTCAAGCCGCGCTTGCTGCTGCTCTTGGCGTGAACCAGAGCGCGATCTCGCAAATGGTTCGAGCCGGCAGAAGCATTGAAATCACCCTTTATGACGACGGCCGTATTGAGGCGAATGAGATTCGTCCGATCCCGGCGCGCCCAAAGCGAACAGCTGCCTGA
- a CDS encoding phage regulatory CII family protein, which translates to MEDFLRACQSAVLDNEAKTLAAKMGVPHVGLLQRANPDNDAHHLTVEHLFGILLHTGDMRPLAALASEFGFDLIAKAAPEPQALTKSLINVGKEVADLTIAVHQALDDNHVSSFEKSLIRQEINHVRQSLDVMDASVKAA; encoded by the coding sequence ATGGAAGATTTTCTGCGGGCCTGCCAGAGCGCTGTCCTCGACAACGAAGCCAAGACCCTTGCTGCAAAGATGGGCGTTCCTCACGTTGGCCTGCTTCAGCGCGCCAATCCGGACAACGATGCACACCACCTGACCGTGGAGCATTTGTTCGGGATTCTGTTGCACACCGGCGACATGCGCCCTCTGGCAGCACTGGCGAGTGAATTTGGTTTTGACCTCATTGCGAAAGCTGCACCGGAGCCGCAAGCGTTGACCAAATCACTGATCAACGTCGGCAAAGAGGTAGCCGATCTGACCATCGCGGTGCACCAGGCGCTGGATGACAACCACGTCAGTTCTTTCGAGAAGAGCTTGATCCGCCAGGAGATCAACCACGTTCGGCAGAGCCTGGACGTGATGGATGCCTCGGTGAAGGCCGCCTGA
- a CDS encoding BRO-N domain-containing protein — protein MQRQPNPSNTPKSVATRFSNSENVSRIPTQFSFHGLLVRVIDDGNGEPLFIAKDVAEALGYTNTSKAINAHCKAVSTCHTEMGGQVRAVQIIPERDLYRLVMKSKLPAAEQFEEWVVGQVLPSIRKTGSYSTPVPNKSKIVGELAILECFDRLLKPAASSKMMMLAKIAANNGLDAKFLPGYAVDAAPDAAGGSSMPTKAVTALIKEHGIASTAAAFNHALAAKGILKQLQRKNSKQVMVDFWSVTEKGLEFGKNLTSPQCPRETQPHWYVDRFLELANLVGKA, from the coding sequence ATGCAGAGACAACCCAATCCAAGCAATACCCCCAAAAGTGTCGCGACACGTTTTTCGAATTCTGAAAACGTGTCGCGCATTCCAACTCAATTCAGCTTCCACGGACTGCTGGTTCGCGTTATCGACGACGGGAACGGTGAACCGCTGTTCATTGCCAAGGATGTCGCTGAAGCCCTGGGCTACACGAATACCTCCAAAGCCATCAACGCCCACTGCAAAGCCGTCAGCACCTGCCATACCGAAATGGGAGGTCAGGTGCGCGCGGTGCAGATTATCCCTGAGCGTGATCTCTACCGACTGGTGATGAAGTCCAAACTTCCTGCTGCCGAACAGTTCGAAGAGTGGGTCGTGGGTCAGGTGCTGCCGAGCATCCGCAAGACCGGCAGTTACTCTACACCGGTGCCAAACAAATCCAAGATCGTCGGCGAGCTTGCAATCCTCGAATGCTTCGATCGACTGCTGAAGCCCGCAGCATCCAGCAAGATGATGATGCTGGCCAAGATCGCCGCCAATAATGGTCTCGATGCCAAGTTTCTTCCCGGCTATGCCGTAGATGCGGCACCAGACGCAGCCGGTGGCAGCTCCATGCCAACCAAGGCCGTCACCGCGCTGATCAAGGAACACGGCATCGCCAGCACGGCTGCCGCCTTCAATCACGCGCTTGCGGCGAAAGGCATCCTCAAACAACTCCAGCGCAAAAACTCCAAGCAGGTGATGGTCGACTTCTGGTCCGTGACTGAAAAGGGTCTGGAGTTCGGGAAAAACCTCACCAGCCCTCAATGCCCACGCGAGACACAGCCTCACTGGTACGTGGATCGCTTCCTTGAACTGGCCAATTTGGTCGGGAAGGCCTGA
- a CDS encoding phage replication protein, with translation MQFTVTINQVKALEWGLNSQQALLFAFVYGCPSWAKPIKTDDGIFFALSKAKIIDELPLLTDKPDTAYRMLKALEEAGLIELSSTSNITLFRLTEKAIEWNQKLDGSEKYPTPPKNEGRKKIRSTSEKNPSKVGDKSEPGSEKSPTNQDTNHQGTNQDTSQDLQGSPDKPARNLVLVVDRTDAPRVEIPADMPGPKDQSCKTFKVWANYAMAYRKRYSTWPVWNAKVGGQLGQLVDRLGADVAHHVAAHFLKTSDAAVLRKCHSLNELLANAESYHTQWVTGQRINGTTARQMERTEANVSAAEQAAQMVLAKRQAGERNEYL, from the coding sequence ATGCAATTCACCGTCACGATCAATCAGGTGAAGGCGTTGGAGTGGGGGCTGAACTCTCAGCAGGCCCTGCTGTTCGCTTTCGTCTACGGCTGCCCAAGCTGGGCGAAGCCAATCAAGACTGACGACGGGATCTTCTTCGCGTTGAGCAAGGCCAAGATCATTGATGAGCTGCCGCTACTCACTGACAAGCCGGACACTGCCTACCGCATGCTGAAGGCCTTGGAAGAAGCTGGCTTGATTGAGCTGTCCAGCACTTCGAACATCACTCTGTTCCGCCTTACTGAGAAGGCGATCGAGTGGAACCAGAAGCTGGACGGGTCGGAAAAATATCCGACCCCACCGAAGAACGAAGGTCGGAAAAAAATCCGATCTACATCGGAAAAAAATCCGAGCAAGGTCGGAGATAAATCCGAGCCAGGGTCGGAAAAATCTCCGACAAATCAGGATACCAATCATCAGGGTACCAATCAGGATACCAGTCAGGACTTGCAAGGCAGCCCGGACAAGCCGGCCCGCAATCTGGTGCTGGTGGTTGATCGCACCGATGCGCCACGGGTTGAGATTCCCGCTGACATGCCGGGCCCGAAAGACCAGTCCTGCAAAACCTTCAAGGTCTGGGCGAACTACGCCATGGCCTACCGCAAGCGCTACAGCACTTGGCCGGTGTGGAACGCCAAGGTCGGTGGGCAACTCGGCCAACTGGTCGACCGCCTCGGCGCCGATGTCGCTCACCACGTCGCTGCCCACTTTCTGAAAACCAGCGATGCCGCCGTCTTGCGCAAGTGCCACAGCCTCAACGAGCTGCTGGCCAACGCCGAGAGCTACCACACCCAGTGGGTGACAGGTCAGCGCATCAACGGGACAACCGCACGCCAGATGGAACGCACCGAGGCGAACGTATCCGCCGCCGAACAGGCCGCGCAAATGGTCTTGGCGAAGCGCCAAGCAGGGGAGCGCAATGAGTACCTTTGA
- a CDS encoding recombination protein NinG translates to MTIERKQPRPKKCSVKTCRASFVPKVSFQSWCSPDCAVVIARDKQEKKRKSLASIERREIKVRKEALKSRGDHLKDAEKAVRDYRRTYELSIGSGCTSCGESQESILAAQGWKVGGAFDAGHFMGKGARPELRLEPSNIWLQCKACNSGSYMHARKGYTVSQGFRTGLIARIGLEAVEALEADHEPRKHTVEELKAITAEYRAKTRELKKGQAA, encoded by the coding sequence ATGACGATTGAAAGGAAGCAGCCGCGCCCGAAAAAGTGCTCAGTCAAAACCTGCAGGGCCTCATTCGTCCCGAAGGTGAGCTTTCAGTCTTGGTGCTCGCCGGACTGCGCCGTTGTCATCGCGCGGGACAAGCAGGAGAAGAAGCGCAAGTCGCTGGCCAGCATCGAGCGCCGCGAGATCAAAGTCCGCAAAGAGGCCCTGAAAAGTCGCGGCGATCACCTCAAGGATGCCGAGAAAGCAGTGCGCGACTATCGACGCACCTATGAGCTGAGCATCGGCAGCGGCTGCACGAGCTGTGGTGAATCGCAGGAATCGATTCTGGCCGCCCAAGGATGGAAGGTGGGAGGGGCATTTGACGCGGGTCATTTCATGGGTAAAGGCGCCCGGCCGGAGCTGCGCCTGGAGCCTTCCAACATATGGCTTCAGTGCAAGGCCTGCAACTCGGGCTCCTACATGCACGCCCGTAAGGGATACACCGTTTCCCAAGGCTTTCGAACTGGACTTATCGCCCGCATCGGCCTGGAGGCCGTCGAAGCGCTTGAAGCCGACCACGAACCACGCAAACACACCGTAGAAGAACTCAAGGCGATCACCGCTGAATACCGGGCCAAGACCCGAGAACTGAAAAAGGGGCAGGCAGCATGA
- a CDS encoding phage holin, lambda family gives MPNMPDKPDTWAIALAWLSQHSPILYAAALSCAMAVLRITYGGGTRRQMLVEGAICGGLTLTIISGLDFFGLPQSMATFAGGWVGFLGVEKIRNIADRVTDFKLPSRKAE, from the coding sequence ATGCCAAACATGCCAGACAAACCAGACACATGGGCGATAGCGCTTGCGTGGTTGAGCCAGCATTCGCCGATTCTCTATGCGGCTGCGCTGTCCTGCGCGATGGCCGTTTTGCGGATCACTTACGGTGGCGGTACACGTCGCCAGATGCTGGTGGAAGGCGCCATCTGCGGCGGCCTAACGCTGACCATCATCAGCGGGCTGGATTTCTTCGGCCTTCCTCAGAGCATGGCCACCTTTGCCGGCGGCTGGGTCGGCTTCCTGGGAGTGGAGAAGATCCGGAACATTGCGGATCGGGTGACTGACTTCAAGTTGCCGAGCCGCAAGGCCGAGTAA
- a CDS encoding DUF7681 family protein codes for MDNQHKKITGYRDLTQSEIDGMNSIKTLEAGAGELFKQIGQIEGVDPRLLALAKTNLQQGFMWFVRSIAKPADPFN; via the coding sequence ATGGATAACCAGCACAAGAAGATCACCGGCTACCGCGATCTGACCCAATCTGAAATCGACGGCATGAATTCGATCAAGACTCTTGAGGCGGGCGCCGGCGAATTGTTCAAACAAATCGGTCAGATTGAAGGTGTCGACCCGCGACTGCTGGCATTGGCCAAGACCAACTTGCAGCAAGGCTTCATGTGGTTCGTTCGCTCGATCGCAAAACCCGCTGATCCTTTCAACTGA
- a CDS encoding putative metallopeptidase encodes MNRPRPPASLVELSDLSDFGTRLMPAPEVWEWLQSEILADTGSIHNEEHAHLIDADIRVMWASAAFTKKGRTVVGQAEQVAFRAGGWQKARMEQQMRDWFGDVPAYNITLAADYCAQCSDADFCALVEHELYHIAQATDKYGQPAFTQDGLPKLEMRGHDVEEFVGVVRRYGASPQVQELVDAANKPAEVGKMNISRACGTCLLKSA; translated from the coding sequence ATGAATCGGCCGCGTCCTCCTGCGTCATTGGTCGAGCTATCCGATCTTTCGGATTTCGGCACCCGCCTGATGCCAGCCCCCGAAGTATGGGAATGGCTCCAGTCCGAAATCCTCGCCGACACCGGCAGCATCCACAACGAAGAACACGCCCATCTGATCGATGCGGACATTCGTGTGATGTGGGCGTCTGCTGCCTTCACGAAGAAGGGGCGCACGGTGGTGGGCCAAGCCGAACAGGTAGCGTTCCGCGCCGGCGGCTGGCAGAAGGCCCGGATGGAACAGCAGATGCGAGATTGGTTCGGCGACGTGCCGGCCTACAACATCACGCTGGCTGCCGACTACTGCGCCCAGTGTTCCGATGCTGACTTCTGCGCCTTGGTCGAGCATGAGCTGTATCACATAGCCCAAGCGACCGATAAGTACGGTCAGCCAGCATTCACCCAAGACGGATTGCCCAAGCTTGAGATGCGCGGACACGACGTTGAAGAGTTCGTCGGTGTGGTGCGTCGCTATGGGGCGAGCCCTCAAGTGCAAGAGCTGGTGGACGCTGCAAACAAGCCTGCTGAGGTAGGAAAAATGAACATTTCTAGGGCCTGCGGAACCTGTCTGCTCAAGTCGGCCTGA
- a CDS encoding DUF2280 domain-containing protein, translating into MAALQNDVKAFIVQALACFDTPSQVVEAVQKEYGISVTRQQVETHDPTKTSGKGLAKRWVTMFEDARKRFREETAEIPIANRAYRLRAMNRFVERAESLKNIGLAMQILEQAAKETGDVYVNRRIEPDKTLDEEIKVLEIEKRKAELKLIEKGGGNSNAQLLADLIARLPS; encoded by the coding sequence ATGGCAGCCCTTCAAAACGACGTGAAGGCCTTTATTGTTCAGGCCTTGGCGTGCTTCGACACGCCGTCACAGGTTGTTGAAGCCGTCCAAAAGGAATACGGGATATCGGTGACCCGCCAACAGGTGGAGACACACGATCCCACAAAGACATCAGGGAAAGGCCTGGCCAAGCGCTGGGTGACGATGTTTGAAGATGCCCGCAAGCGCTTTCGCGAAGAAACTGCAGAGATCCCGATTGCGAACCGTGCATACCGCTTGCGAGCCATGAACCGGTTTGTTGAGCGGGCAGAGTCGCTGAAGAACATTGGCCTGGCCATGCAGATCCTTGAGCAGGCCGCGAAGGAAACCGGTGACGTGTATGTCAATCGGCGCATAGAGCCTGACAAGACTCTTGATGAAGAGATCAAGGTCCTTGAGATCGAGAAGCGCAAAGCCGAACTCAAGCTGATAGAGAAGGGTGGCGGCAACTCCAACGCCCAGCTTCTGGCTGATCTGATTGCGAGGCTGCCTTCATGA